A single Drosophila ananassae strain 14024-0371.13 chromosome 3L, ASM1763931v2, whole genome shotgun sequence DNA region contains:
- the LOC6494031 gene encoding axoneme-associated protein mst101(2) — translation MAAIGRSFSRSVQYQLMHPRWNHLLCKACASSHILSQLERHKRSFLRRCHDNHFHKTNSSPVPVDTYDVPRKLKLFAFWQKLRSNISLLRMSLHQQRSFSKEVGKSNKDSDEDCANLEDAKPDNKPPPMCRMARKRKHLDDMKKKAAEEKAKAEANAVQSLDEAVDELKFSCQLSAEIKQCEERQYRALCKDLKNIEKEFSHDPPAVDKLVRCMLKGIKKGCLLHAQKKICAQKDAKQNAAAIAAEAEKARMEGKKKTCKQMAEEEVGSNEKEMLALKKKREEAKLKKLLAEIQQKCKRDHWAGVCKKRAAKAKDAKLRKKCKAAAKAEKCKKMEKEIEERKKCEEEERKRKCKEAAERKKCEEAEKKRKCEEAALRKKCEEALQRKKCQDALEKKKCADAAKKKKEEEAAAKKKCEEAAFLKKCQEAAQKKKCEEFANAKKGKCGEPEKEKKCGEADQKKKCEEAAMKKKCDELAQKKKCGEADKKKKCEEAALKKKCDELAQKKKCEEADKKKKCGDGGKKEKSKEADQKKKCEEAALQKKCDEAAQKKKCEEAAKKKKAAEEAEKKKCEEAAALKKCIANAKKQISEDKAKVKQCVEKKKNEKACGEKAKNKKCEEEAAKKKCEEEAKKKKCEELQLMKKCAAAEVQKKKDEQKKCEEEAKKKEEAERLKKCSEDIRKGSKKDDKKKGKKEKGKKSCGSETRDRYLSAFEKEKEGDK, via the coding sequence ATGGCGGCGATAGGGCGAAGTTTCTCAAGATCTGTGCAATACCAACTAATGCATCCCAGGTGGAATCATTTGCTCTGCAAGGCCTGTGCGAGTTCCCACATCCTTTCCCAACTCGAGCGCCACAAGAGATCCTTTCTGAGGAGATGCCACGACAATCACTTCCACAAAACAAATTCGAGTCCTGTGCCAGTCGATACTTACGATGTTCCTCGTAAACTGAAGCTATTCGCGTTTTGGCAGAAGCTTCGATCCAATATATCCCTCCTCCGAATGTCCCTCCACCAGCAGAGATCCTTCAGCAAGGAGGTTGGGAAGTCCAATAAGGACTCTGACGAAGACTGTGCCAACCTGGAAGACGCCAAGCCGGACAACAAGCCGCCGCCGATGTGCCGGATGGCTAGGAAGCGGAAACACCTGGACGACATGAAGAAGAAGGCGGCGGAGGAGAAGGCCAAGGCCGAGGCGAACGCCGTCCAAAGTCTCGATGAGGCCGTCGATGAACTGAAATTTTCCTGCCAGCTAAGCGCCGAGATCAAGCAGTGCGAGGAGCGGCAGTACCGGGCGCTTTGCAAGGACCTGAAGAACATAGAAAAGGAATTCTCGCACGATCCCCCCGCCGTGGACAAGCTGGTCCGCTGCATGCTGAAGGGCATTAAGAAGGGCTGCCTGCTCCACGCCCAGAAGAAGATCTGCGCCCAGAAGGACGCCAAGCAGAATGCGGCAGCCATTGCCGCCGAGGCGGAGAAGGCCAGAATGGAGGGCAAGAAGAAGACCTGCAAGCAGATGGCGGAAGAAGAGGTGGGCTCCAACGAGAAGGAGATGCTGGCCCTGAAGAAGAAGCGGGAAGAGGCCAAGCTGAAGAAGCTGCTGGCGGAAATCCAGCAGAAGTGCAAGCGGGATCACTGGGCGGGGGTGTGCAAGAAGAGAGCGGCAAAGGCGAAGGACGCCAAGCTGCGGAAGAAGTGCAAGGCGGCTGCAAAGGCTGAGAAGTGCAAGAAAATGGAGAAGGAGATCGAAGAGCGAAAGAAGTGCGAGGAAGAGGAGCGGAAGAGAAAGTGCAAGGAGGCGGCGGAGCGGAAGAAGTGCGAAGAGGCcgaaaaaaagaggaaatgCGAAGAAGCCGCGCTCAGAAAGAAATGCGAAGAAGCTCTCCAGAGAAAGAAGTGCCAGGACGCTCTTGAGAAAAAGAAATGCGCAGACGCTgccaagaaaaagaaggaagaAGAAGCTGCCGCAAAGAAGAAATGCGAAGAAGCTGCCTTCCTTAAAAAGTGCCAAGAAGCCGCCCAGAAAAAGAAATGCGAAGAATTCGCAAATgcaaaaaaagggaaatgCGGTGAACccgaaaaagaaaagaagtgCGGAGAAGCTGATCAAAAAAAGAAGTGCGAGGAAGCTGCCATGAAAAAGAAATGTGACGAGCTTgcccaaaaaaagaaatgcggAGAAGCTgacaagaaaaagaaatgcgAAGAAGCTGCCTTGAAAAAGAAATGCGATGAGCTAgcacaaaaaaagaaatgcgaAGAAGCTgacaagaaaaagaaatgcgGCGATGgtggaaaaaaagaaaagagcaAAGAGGCTgaccaaaaaaagaaatgcgaGGAAGCCGCCCTCCAAAAGAAGTGCGACGAAGCCGCCCAGAAAAAGAAATGCGAAGAAGccgccaaaaaaaagaaggccGCGGAAGAAGCCGAGAAAAAGAAATGCGAAGAGGCGGCAGCCTTGAAGAAGTGCATAGCAAATGCCAAGAAACAGATCAGCGAAGACAAGGCCAAAGTAAAGCAGTGcgtagaaaagaaaaagaacgAGAAGGCATGCGGGGAGAAAGCTAAGAATAAGAAATGCGAGGAAGAAGCGGCAAAAAAGAAATGCGAAGAGGAGGcgaagaaaaagaaatgcgAAGAACTCCAGCTGATGAAGAAATGCGCTGCAGCCGaagtccaaaaaaaaaaagacgaGCAGAAGAAATGCGAAGAAGAGGCTAAGAAGAAAGAAGAAGCGGAGCGCCTCAAGAAATGTTCGGAGGACATTCGGAAAGGCTCCAAAAAGGATGACAAAAAGAAAGGCAAGAAGGAGAAAGGCAAAAAGAGTTGTGGGAGCGAAACCAGAGACAGATACTTATCGGCCTTTGAGAAAGAAAAGGAAGGAGATAAGTGA